In Lysinibacillus sp. FSL M8-0337, the following proteins share a genomic window:
- a CDS encoding Na(+)/H(+) antiporter subunit C, translating into MESLILLLIGVLVAVATYLILSKQLLRVILGTAVLSHAAHLLILTMGGLKKGDVPLIGESAGPYTDALPQALILTAIVISFAVTAFVLVLGYRAYKTNGTGEFDELRGTPDE; encoded by the coding sequence ATGGAGTCTTTAATACTATTATTAATTGGTGTATTAGTTGCTGTGGCGACGTACCTTATCCTCTCTAAACAATTATTACGTGTCATTTTAGGGACAGCAGTCCTTTCACATGCTGCACATTTACTGATTTTAACGATGGGTGGCCTTAAAAAAGGGGATGTGCCACTGATTGGGGAATCAGCAGGTCCTTATACAGATGCACTTCCACAAGCATTGATTTTAACAGCTATCGTCATTAGCTTTGCTGTGACAGCATTTGTGCTCGTTCTCGGCTATCGTGCTTATAAAACAAATGGCACTGGGGAATTTGATGAATTGAGAGGTACGCCTGATGAGTAA
- a CDS encoding Na+/H+ antiporter subunit D: MSNIIVLPLIVPVITAILLVFLRQNIMIQRILSLCTLGFVIFISVVLLLEVQQQGVMRIDFSGWLPPFGILFVADSFAVLLVLVANIVAAICIVYAFFTIGEHYEKMYFYPFVLLMVAGVNGSFLTGDIFNLFVCFEVMLLASYALISLGGGKVQLREALKYVLINIVASWIFLVALAFLYGTIGTLNMAHISLRVTEAGADPLITTVGLVFLIVFSLKAGLLLFFWLPGSYSVPPTAIAALFAALLTKVGIYALVRTFTLLFTTNTEVTHTILGIMAGLTILAGCMGALAGRDVRTIASYNVLIGVGFIVAGLAIGTESALQGVTYYLMHDMVVKAMLFLAVGMMIYVTGETLIDNMSGLIRNYPFFGWLFFIMMCSIAGIPPLSGFLGKVLIGQGAIEGGNFVLLGLGFLSSLIVLYSLLRIFLSSFFGETILSIEDEKPLPKRIVLPLTLLSVCTIALGIGAESMAPYVKDAAETLHTPSIYIDAVLNGEKWQGEVNK; encoded by the coding sequence ATGAGTAATATAATCGTTTTACCATTAATCGTGCCGGTGATAACGGCTATTTTACTTGTGTTTTTAAGACAAAATATAATGATTCAACGTATTTTGAGTTTGTGTACTTTGGGCTTCGTTATATTCATTAGCGTTGTCCTTTTGCTAGAAGTTCAACAGCAAGGTGTAATGCGCATTGATTTTAGTGGCTGGCTACCACCATTCGGCATCCTATTTGTTGCAGACTCTTTTGCAGTATTACTTGTTTTAGTAGCGAATATTGTCGCAGCAATTTGTATAGTTTACGCTTTTTTTACAATTGGGGAACACTATGAAAAAATGTATTTCTATCCTTTTGTGCTCTTGATGGTAGCAGGTGTAAATGGTTCGTTTTTAACAGGAGATATTTTTAATCTGTTTGTATGCTTCGAAGTGATGCTGCTTGCCTCTTATGCTCTTATTAGCTTAGGTGGAGGGAAAGTTCAGCTACGAGAGGCTTTAAAATATGTACTTATTAATATTGTTGCATCATGGATTTTTTTAGTAGCATTAGCATTTTTATATGGAACTATCGGAACATTAAATATGGCTCATATTTCATTGCGGGTTACAGAAGCTGGAGCTGATCCACTTATTACTACAGTTGGACTTGTGTTTCTAATTGTTTTTAGCCTGAAAGCAGGATTACTTCTATTCTTTTGGTTGCCAGGTTCTTATAGTGTACCTCCAACTGCTATAGCTGCGCTTTTCGCTGCACTTTTAACTAAAGTCGGAATTTATGCCCTTGTTCGTACATTTACATTACTATTTACAACGAATACTGAGGTAACCCATACAATTCTCGGTATTATGGCTGGGCTAACAATACTTGCTGGTTGTATGGGTGCCCTTGCTGGAAGAGATGTGAGGACAATCGCTTCATATAATGTCCTAATTGGTGTTGGCTTTATTGTTGCTGGACTAGCTATCGGAACAGAGTCAGCACTGCAAGGTGTAACGTATTATTTAATGCATGATATGGTCGTCAAGGCGATGTTGTTTTTAGCGGTAGGGATGATGATATATGTAACAGGTGAAACACTTATTGATAATATGAGTGGACTTATTCGAAATTATCCCTTTTTTGGATGGCTGTTCTTTATTATGATGTGTTCAATTGCAGGAATTCCACCTTTAAGTGGATTTTTAGGCAAGGTTTTAATAGGACAAGGCGCGATTGAGGGAGGAAATTTTGTACTACTAGGGCTAGGATTTCTCTCTAGCTTAATTGTCCTCTATTCGTTACTGCGCATTTTTCTATCGTCCTTTTTTGGCGAAACGATCCTCAGTATTGAAGATGAAAAACCACTTCCAAAGCGAATCGTATTGCCTTTAACATTACTTTCTGTTTGCACAATTGCTTTAGGTATCGGAGCCGAGTCGATGGCGCCTTATGTGAAGGATGCGGCAGAAACGCTTCATACACCTTCTATTTATATTGATGC